A single Fusobacterium hominis DNA region contains:
- the cbiB gene encoding adenosylcobinamide-phosphate synthase CbiB, with product MNFLIKYSIAYILDLILGDPHWFPHPVRFIGKLITMLEGLLYRFKCKKFTGGVLAVLTIAITFIVSFILAKISVVLEIFFLYTTLATKSLASEGFRVCKILVEGDMEKAKKELSYLVSRDTENMNVVQITRSVLETISENSVDGVIAPMFFAFLGSLFSIDGVSLALPFAMGYKAINTLDSMVGYKNEKYMNFGTVSARIDDIANFIPARLSGGLIIPIAAFILRYDYKSAWRIFFRDRLNHSSPNSGNSEAAFAGALGVQFGGKTSYFGKIHNKPTIGDKLKNFGIPDVKKGIRLLYVTSWVGMVIFTIIYSLISYIK from the coding sequence GTGAACTTTTTAATTAAGTATAGTATAGCTTATATTTTAGATTTAATATTAGGAGATCCTCATTGGTTTCCACATCCAGTTAGATTTATTGGTAAATTAATAACAATGTTAGAAGGCTTACTATACAGATTTAAGTGCAAGAAATTTACAGGAGGAGTACTTGCAGTTTTAACAATAGCAATTACATTTATTGTATCTTTTATATTAGCAAAAATATCAGTAGTTTTAGAAATATTTTTTCTATATACAACTCTTGCAACTAAGAGTTTAGCTTCAGAAGGTTTTAGAGTTTGTAAGATCTTAGTTGAAGGTGATATGGAAAAAGCTAAAAAAGAATTATCGTATTTAGTTAGTAGAGATACTGAAAATATGAATGTTGTTCAAATTACAAGAAGTGTATTAGAGACAATAAGTGAAAATAGTGTAGATGGTGTAATAGCTCCAATGTTTTTTGCATTTTTAGGTAGTTTATTTTCTATAGATGGTGTCTCTTTAGCTTTACCATTTGCTATGGGATATAAAGCTATAAATACTTTAGATTCTATGGTAGGTTATAAAAATGAAAAATATATGAATTTTGGAACTGTATCTGCAAGAATAGATGATATAGCTAATTTTATACCAGCAAGACTTTCAGGAGGACTAATTATTCCAATTGCTGCTTTTATATTGAGATATGATTATAAAAGTGCATGGAGAATATTTTTTAGAGATAGATTAAATCATTCTAGTCCTAATTCAGGAAATTCTGAAGCTGCTTTTGCTGGAGCACTTGGAGTTCAATTTGGAGGAAAAACAAGTTATTTTGGGAAAATACATAATAAACCTACAATAGGAGATAAACTTAAAAATTTTGGAATACCAGACGTAAAAAAAGGTATTAGATTACTTTATGTTACTTCATGGGTAGGAATGGTTATTTTCACAATTATATATAGTTTAATTAGTTATATAAAATAA
- a CDS encoding cobyric acid synthase, which yields MKHKNLMIVGTSSGAGKSITVAGLCRIFKKDGYTVCPFKSQNMALNSFVTKTGKEMGRAQVVQALASEIEPEAFMNPILLKPTTDRKIQVIVNGKSIGNMSGIEYGRYKTSLKPEIMKSYNHIKDNYEISVIEGAGSPVEINIKEEDIANMKMAEMADAPVILVADIDRGGVFASIYGTIMLLSENERKRVKGVIINKFRGDVNILKPGLKEIETLTGVPVVGVIPYSNVDIEDEDSVTERFNSLKSNNGIKIAIIKLKHISNFTDFDALKIAKDVSIKYVSSPHELDNEDIIILPGTKNTIDDLKEIKDNGLAKEIIKVSKNGTTIIGICGGFQMLGDKIKDPYGIESNIKEIPGLGILELETIMEKEKNTRQYEGKLKNCSGLLAGLNDEKINGYEIHQGVTFGTEQKVTDDDRIVAVVKGDNIFATYIHGIFDNECVTRNILNYVRSRKGMSLEEKGISFDEYRMLELDKLEKIMRENIDMKKIYEILGD from the coding sequence ATGAAGCATAAGAATTTGATGATAGTTGGAACATCTTCAGGAGCTGGAAAAAGTATAACAGTTGCTGGACTATGTAGAATTTTTAAAAAAGATGGATATACCGTATGTCCTTTTAAATCTCAAAATATGGCACTGAATTCATTTGTAACAAAAACTGGAAAAGAAATGGGAAGAGCTCAAGTTGTTCAAGCATTAGCGTCAGAAATAGAACCAGAAGCTTTTATGAATCCAATTTTACTAAAACCTACAACAGATAGAAAAATTCAAGTCATAGTAAATGGAAAGTCTATTGGAAATATGAGTGGAATAGAATATGGAAGATATAAAACTTCTTTAAAGCCTGAAATAATGAAGTCCTATAACCATATAAAAGACAACTATGAAATTAGTGTTATAGAAGGAGCAGGAAGTCCTGTAGAAATAAATATAAAAGAAGAAGATATAGCTAATATGAAAATGGCAGAAATGGCAGATGCTCCTGTAATTTTAGTAGCAGATATTGATAGAGGTGGAGTTTTTGCATCAATTTATGGAACAATTATGCTTTTATCAGAAAATGAAAGAAAAAGAGTAAAAGGTGTAATTATAAATAAATTTAGAGGAGATGTAAATATTTTAAAACCTGGATTAAAAGAGATAGAAACTCTAACAGGTGTTCCAGTAGTAGGAGTTATTCCTTATTCTAATGTAGATATTGAAGATGAAGATAGTGTTACTGAAAGATTTAATTCTTTAAAATCTAACAATGGAATAAAAATAGCTATTATAAAATTAAAGCACATATCTAATTTTACAGACTTTGATGCTTTAAAAATAGCTAAAGATGTAAGTATAAAATATGTATCTTCTCCACATGAGTTAGATAATGAAGATATTATTATTTTGCCTGGAACTAAAAATACAATAGATGATTTAAAAGAAATTAAAGATAATGGACTAGCAAAAGAGATAATAAAAGTTTCAAAAAATGGAACTACTATCATAGGAATTTGTGGTGGTTTTCAAATGCTAGGAGATAAAATAAAAGATCCATATGGTATAGAAAGTAATATAAAAGAAATTCCTGGACTTGGAATATTAGAATTAGAAACTATTATGGAGAAAGAAAAAAATACTAGACAATATGAAGGTAAACTTAAAAATTGTAGTGGTCTTTTAGCTGGATTAAATGATGAAAAGATAAATGGTTATGAAATACATCAAGGAGTTACATTTGGAACTGAACAAAAAGTTACTGATGATGATAGAATAGTAGCAGTTGTAAAAGGTGATAATATTTTTGCAACATATATTCATGGAATATTTGATAATGAATGTGTAACAAGAAATATTCTAAATTATGTAAGAAGTAGAAAAGGAATGTCTCTTGAAGAAAAAGGAATTAGTTTTGATGAATATAGAATGTTAGAATTAGATAAGCTTGAAAAGATAATGAGAGAAAATATAGATATGAAAAAAATATATGAAATTTTAGGTGATTAG
- a CDS encoding ABC transporter permease — protein MKLKDIKSFIINIFCGMAWILPVYFFARDFFNIEDLKNISNKHLIEVLSFSIKQGVYSTIFSFFISLIPAYYVAYNKNILTKLINGLIFIPFFFPVISVVTVFSIVFNLGIFKNFNILYSLKAIIIANIFYNSPIFIKYISDGLQRIPKELNEAMKVDGASDIIIFIKGQLPLILPQVFRGFILVFTYCFLGFGIVLSLGGIKFSTLEVEIATTLMIGSDFSKAMFLGAIQIIILLMFNILGIAVKEYELIGNSEQRKTPGCFMLYSTIYMLLEYSVIIFAFVYSFFDIFTGKFAFVAYKNLFSEKFGEDYAVLESLFNSLKLSLIVSIISVIIIYIIIKNYSRITDIIIFSNLGISGAFLAVTLYYLNILFDIPLVVLLVIGYLIAVIPIGYSFMYQYIKKFPKEILESGDLDCKNFIQKFVYIEFPILRNIFLSAFLQIFAVVFGEFTIGYTMQLEDVYPVVSLVNYSMVSNKQYMESSAFTSIIILIILTTFILGEYLKVEE, from the coding sequence ATGAAATTAAAAGATATAAAAAGTTTCATCATTAATATTTTCTGTGGAATGGCATGGATTTTACCAGTATATTTTTTTGCTAGAGATTTTTTTAATATAGAAGATTTAAAAAATATCTCAAATAAGCATTTGATAGAAGTATTATCATTTTCAATAAAACAAGGAGTTTATTCTACAATATTTTCATTTTTTATTAGTTTAATTCCAGCATATTATGTTGCATATAATAAAAATATTTTGACGAAACTAATAAATGGGCTAATATTTATTCCTTTCTTTTTTCCTGTAATATCAGTAGTAACAGTATTTTCAATAGTTTTTAATTTGGGAATATTTAAAAATTTTAATATATTATATTCTTTAAAAGCGATAATAATAGCTAATATATTTTATAATTCACCGATTTTTATAAAGTATATTAGTGATGGATTGCAAAGAATTCCAAAAGAATTAAATGAAGCTATGAAAGTAGATGGAGCTTCAGATATTATAATATTTATTAAAGGACAATTACCACTTATTTTACCTCAGGTTTTTAGAGGATTTATTTTGGTATTTACTTATTGTTTTTTAGGTTTTGGAATAGTTTTATCTTTAGGAGGAATAAAATTTTCAACTTTAGAAGTTGAAATTGCAACTACTTTAATGATAGGGTCTGATTTTTCTAAAGCTATGTTTTTAGGTGCTATCCAAATAATAATTTTACTCATGTTCAATATTTTAGGAATTGCAGTAAAAGAATATGAGCTTATTGGAAATAGTGAACAAAGAAAAACACCAGGTTGTTTTATGTTATATTCTACTATATATATGCTATTAGAATACTCAGTTATTATTTTTGCTTTTGTTTATTCCTTCTTTGATATTTTTACTGGAAAATTTGCTTTTGTAGCATATAAGAACTTATTTTCAGAAAAATTTGGTGAAGATTATGCAGTTTTAGAAAGTTTATTTAATTCATTAAAATTATCGTTAATTGTAAGTATAATCTCTGTCATTATAATCTATATAATTATTAAAAATTATAGTAGAATAACAGATATAATTATTTTTTCAAACTTAGGTATATCAGGAGCATTTTTAGCTGTAACACTATACTATTTAAATATTTTATTTGATATTCCATTAGTTGTTTTACTTGTAATTGGATATTTGATAGCTGTTATACCTATTGGATATTCATTTATGTATCAATATATTAAAAAGTTTCCTAAAGAGATTTTAGAAAGTGGAGATTTAGATTGTAAAAATTTTATTCAAAAGTTTGTATATATAGAATTTCCAATCTTAAGAAATATTTTCTTATCTGCATTTCTTCAGATTTTTGCTGTAGTTTTTGGAGAGTTTACAATAGGATATACAATGCAGCTTGAAGATGTCTATCCCGTTGTATCTTTAGTTAATTATTCTATGGTATCAAATAAGCAGTACATGGAAAGTTCAGCCTTTACTTCTATAATAATTTTGATAATTTTAACAACGTTTATTTTAGGAGAATACTTAAAAGTAGAAGAATAA
- a CDS encoding DNA polymerase III subunit delta, which produces MLYLLYGDTTPLQIKYEELLSELKGNHPGIKEIIYDASLNEITGFFDSVSTNSMFSPYQLIVLKRAEDYKNLADLAKSLEMYNLAQKDIIIIYEEFLNDFGKRTNEISKKVLTTFGKIAEIICFRKENEKKASVFYLQKNLNISQNEAETLLELIGDDYFKLKNEVEKIKNFLDGDLFNMDKIIPILSINKEANLKKLTESFILTQQTKELLNFLRDEKTYPNFIYIITDELLIYLKLILLIDSSMLDRNVSYNKFKDHVFEEIKKYFVGDRGNIHSYYLFLKLKNVNLFNKDFLVKKLNELLLLEYQVKSGELDLDIEVGAFILNFYSN; this is translated from the coding sequence ATGTTATATCTATTATATGGTGATACAACACCTTTACAAATAAAATATGAAGAACTTTTATCAGAATTAAAAGGTAATCATCCTGGAATAAAAGAAATAATTTATGATGCTTCTTTAAATGAAATAACTGGATTTTTTGATTCCGTTTCTACTAATTCTATGTTTTCTCCTTATCAACTAATAGTCTTAAAACGTGCAGAAGATTATAAAAACTTAGCTGATTTAGCTAAGAGTTTAGAAATGTATAATCTTGCACAAAAAGATATTATTATAATATATGAAGAATTTTTAAATGATTTTGGAAAAAGAACTAATGAAATTAGTAAAAAAGTTTTAACGACATTTGGCAAAATTGCCGAAATTATATGTTTTAGAAAAGAAAACGAAAAAAAAGCTAGTGTATTTTATTTACAAAAAAATCTTAATATCTCTCAAAATGAAGCAGAAACTTTGCTTGAGTTAATTGGCGATGATTACTTTAAATTAAAAAATGAAGTTGAAAAAATTAAAAACTTCTTAGATGGTGATCTATTTAATATGGATAAAATAATTCCTATTTTATCTATTAATAAAGAAGCAAATTTAAAAAAACTTACTGAAAGCTTTATTCTAACTCAACAAACAAAAGAACTTTTAAATTTTCTAAGAGATGAAAAAACTTATCCCAATTTTATATATATAATAACTGATGAATTATTAATTTATTTAAAACTAATTCTTTTAATCGATTCAAGTATGCTAGATAGAAATGTTTCATATAATAAATTTAAAGATCATGTTTTTGAAGAAATAAAGAAATACTTTGTTGGAGATCGAGGAAATATTCATTCTTATTATCTATTTTTAAAATTAAAAAATGTAAATTTGTTTAATAAAGATTTTTTAGTAAAAAAATTAAATGAGTTATTGTTACTAGAATATCAAGTTAAGTCAGGAGAACTTGATTTAGATATAGAAGTAGGAGCATTTATATTAAATTTTTATTCTAATTAA
- the thiE gene encoding thiamine phosphate synthase, producing the protein MRKRIVIPKGLYGITGEKFANGKSNYQCVKEMIDGGIKIVQYREKDKTMREMIKEAIEISNLCKEKEVLFIVNDHIDLAILTDADGVHVGQDDMAPKDIRKLIGDNKIIGLSTHSIEQAQSAYKDINVDYIGVGPIFPTTTKDAKPVGLEYLDYVSGNLDIPFVAIGGIKTSNIDKIISRNAHSICMVSEVVKNNNICEFVKKYQELLNK; encoded by the coding sequence ATGAGAAAAAGAATAGTCATACCAAAAGGATTGTATGGAATCACAGGTGAAAAATTTGCAAATGGTAAGAGCAATTATCAATGTGTAAAAGAAATGATAGATGGTGGAATTAAAATTGTACAGTATAGGGAAAAAGATAAAACTATGCGTGAAATGATTAAAGAAGCTATTGAAATTTCTAACTTGTGCAAAGAAAAAGAAGTGTTATTTATAGTAAATGATCATATAGATTTAGCTATATTAACAGATGCTGATGGAGTACATGTAGGACAAGATGATATGGCACCAAAAGATATAAGAAAACTTATAGGTGATAATAAAATAATAGGATTATCAACTCATAGTATAGAACAAGCACAATCAGCATATAAAGATATAAATGTAGATTATATAGGAGTTGGACCAATATTTCCAACTACAACAAAAGATGCAAAACCAGTAGGATTAGAGTATTTAGATTATGTAAGTGGAAATTTAGATATACCTTTTGTAGCTATAGGAGGAATAAAAACTTCTAATATCGATAAAATCATATCTAGAAACGCACATAGTATTTGTATGGTAAGTGAAGTAGTAAAAAATAATAATATTTGTGAATTTGTGAAAAAGTATCAAGAATTATTAAATAAATAA
- the thiF gene encoding sulfur carrier protein ThiS adenylyltransferase ThiF, producing the protein MKIGIAGVGGIGSNVAMHLVRSGITNLKFGDFDTIEHSNLNRQFYFRNQIGNPKALCLRNNLKLIDETGNYDSHIIKFTRENIKDFFKDCDIIVDGFDKKEYKSILVEELYGSNKIILTVSGIGGKASDEVKVIKKTDRFYIVGDMESDIKEFKTYSHKVGIVAAKVAEIIIKMVM; encoded by the coding sequence ATGAAAATAGGAATAGCTGGAGTAGGAGGAATAGGCTCTAATGTTGCTATGCATCTTGTAAGAAGTGGAATAACAAACTTAAAGTTTGGAGATTTTGATACTATAGAACATTCAAATTTAAATAGACAATTTTATTTTAGAAACCAAATTGGAAATCCTAAAGCACTATGCTTGCGAAACAATTTAAAATTGATTGACGAAACAGGTAATTATGATTCACATATAATAAAATTCACAAGGGAAAATATAAAAGATTTTTTTAAAGACTGTGATATTATAGTAGATGGTTTTGATAAAAAAGAGTATAAATCTATATTAGTAGAAGAACTATATGGAAGTAATAAAATTATTTTGACTGTTAGTGGAATAGGTGGAAAGGCCAGCGACGAAGTCAAAGTAATAAAGAAAACAGATCGTTTTTATATTGTAGGGGATATGGAAAGCGATATAAAAGAATTTAAAACATACTCTCATAAAGTAGGAATAGTAGCAGCAAAAGTAGCTGAAATTATTATAAAAATGGTGATGTGA
- the thiH gene encoding 2-iminoacetate synthase ThiH produces MSYYEELVKWKDFDYNKYFNLVTDDMILSSINKDKCSIYDYLNLLSPRAQKYLEEMAIRATKLTRQHFGNVITLYLPIYVSNYCTSNCIYCGFSKKNHIVRRHMSYEEIEKEAKEIAKSGIQNILLLTGEAKGLIDKEYLKGAIDILKKYFTSVSIEVMPLDEEDYAYLKNYGLDGLTVYQETYDEKRYSEVHLSGEKRNFKYRLDTPERGAIAGLRTIGIGALLGLGSIREDAFRTGLHLKYLMDNYPNSDFSISFPRVNKAEGNLKDSYAVDDKTFVQIILANRIFQPTVGINLSTRESSHMRDNLVSLGITKFSAGSKVEVGGYSHNNESTAQFDITDSRSVEEIVAAINKRGLEVSYKEWENIV; encoded by the coding sequence ATGAGCTATTATGAAGAGTTAGTAAAATGGAAAGATTTTGATTATAATAAATATTTTAATTTAGTAACAGATGATATGATTTTATCTAGTATTAATAAAGATAAGTGTAGTATTTATGATTATTTAAACTTATTATCTCCAAGAGCACAAAAATATTTAGAAGAAATGGCAATTAGAGCTACTAAATTAACACGACAACATTTTGGAAATGTAATAACTCTATATTTACCTATATATGTTTCAAATTATTGTACTAGTAATTGTATTTATTGTGGATTTTCTAAAAAAAATCATATAGTTCGTCGTCATATGTCTTATGAAGAGATAGAAAAAGAAGCAAAGGAAATTGCAAAAAGTGGAATACAAAATATACTATTATTAACTGGAGAAGCAAAAGGATTAATTGATAAAGAATATTTAAAAGGAGCAATAGATATTTTAAAAAAATATTTCACATCAGTATCTATTGAAGTAATGCCATTAGATGAAGAGGACTACGCATACCTAAAAAATTACGGTCTTGATGGACTAACAGTATATCAAGAAACATATGATGAAAAAAGATATAGTGAAGTTCATTTATCAGGAGAAAAAAGAAATTTTAAATATCGTTTGGATACTCCAGAACGTGGCGCAATAGCAGGATTAAGAACAATTGGAATAGGAGCACTTTTAGGATTAGGAAGTATAAGAGAAGATGCTTTCAGAACAGGATTACATCTAAAGTATTTAATGGACAATTATCCTAATTCAGATTTTAGTATTTCATTTCCAAGAGTAAATAAAGCAGAAGGAAATTTAAAAGATAGTTATGCTGTAGATGATAAAACATTTGTTCAAATTATTTTAGCAAATAGAATATTCCAACCAACAGTTGGAATAAATTTATCTACAAGAGAAAGCTCACATATGAGAGATAATTTAGTCAGCTTAGGGATTACTAAATTTTCAGCAGGATCAAAAGTAGAAGTAGGGGGATATTCACATAATAACGAATCTACAGCTCAGTTTGATATAACAGATAGTAGAAGTGTTGAAGAAATAGTAGCTGCAATAAATAAAAGAGGGCTAGAGGTTAGCTATAAAGAATGGGAGAATATAGTATGA
- a CDS encoding thiazole synthase: MDEFILKGHKFESRLLTGTGKFADKNLVAPMLEASKSQIITMALRRINFSNPKENILNYIPKNITLLPNTSGARDAKEAVKIAMIAREAGCGDFIKIEIINDNKYLMPDNAETVKATKILADEGFIVLPYIMPDLITAKRLEDAGAAAVMPLGSPIGSNRGIITKPLIEMILENNRVPVIVDAGIGKPSDAALAMELGCDAVLVNTAIATAQDPVRMGRAFALAVEAGREAFLAKIAEEKRYASASSPLTDFLDLGGNK, encoded by the coding sequence ATGGATGAGTTTATCTTAAAAGGGCATAAGTTTGAAAGCAGATTATTAACAGGAACAGGAAAATTTGCAGATAAAAATTTAGTAGCACCAATGTTAGAAGCAAGTAAGTCACAAATTATAACAATGGCATTAAGAAGGATCAATTTTAGCAATCCTAAAGAAAATATTTTAAATTATATTCCTAAAAATATTACCTTACTTCCAAATACATCTGGAGCAAGAGATGCAAAAGAGGCAGTAAAAATTGCAATGATTGCAAGAGAAGCTGGATGTGGAGATTTTATAAAAATAGAAATAATAAATGATAATAAATATTTGATGCCAGATAATGCTGAAACTGTAAAAGCAACAAAAATATTAGCAGATGAAGGATTTATAGTATTACCATATATAATGCCAGATTTGATAACTGCAAAAAGACTAGAAGATGCAGGAGCTGCAGCAGTTATGCCATTAGGTTCTCCAATTGGATCAAATAGGGGTATAATAACTAAGCCTTTAATTGAAATGATATTAGAAAATAATAGAGTACCTGTTATAGTAGATGCTGGAATAGGAAAACCTTCAGATGCAGCATTAGCTATGGAACTTGGATGTGATGCAGTATTAGTAAATACAGCTATTGCTACAGCTCAAGATCCAGTAAGAATGGGAAGAGCTTTTGCTTTAGCTGTAGAAGCTGGAAGAGAAGCATTTTTAGCAAAAATTGCAGAAGAAAAAAGATATGCTTCAGCTTCGTCACCACTTACTGATTTTTTAGATCTAGGTGGTAATAAATGA
- the thiS gene encoding sulfur carrier protein ThiS, protein MNIKLNGEIYNINKENITVVELLEELSIKWKIDLSGAVVLVNDNVIKKTSWNDEKIANDYVVEVLSFVSGG, encoded by the coding sequence ATGAATATAAAATTAAATGGAGAGATTTATAATATTAATAAAGAAAATATAACTGTAGTTGAACTACTAGAAGAACTATCTATAAAGTGGAAAATTGATTTATCAGGAGCTGTAGTTTTGGTAAATGATAATGTAATCAAAAAAACTAGTTGGAATGATGAAAAAATAGCCAATGATTATGTCGTAGAAGTTTTAAGTTTCGTTTCTGGTGGATAA
- the thiC gene encoding phosphomethylpyrimidine synthase ThiC has protein sequence MYTTQMDAAKKGIFTKEMEIVAKDENIGREELLEKIASGKIVIPCNKNHKKIYPRAIGEGTKTKVNVNLGVSEDSCDYMGEMVKVEKAIEYGADAIMDLSTFGDTKKFRKELVEKSTVMLGTVPMYDAVAKLGKNIKDMTVDDLFKVVEEHCEDGIDFLTIHAGLNRTCIDRLRNSKRLTKIVSRGGSILFQWMVLNDKENPFYEHYDRLLEICEKYDVTLSLGDGLRPGSIHDSTDGPQIQELLILGELTKRAWEKNVQVMIEGPGHVPMHEIVSNMQLEKKLCHGAPFYVLGPLVTDIAPGYDHITAAIGGAIAASAGADFLCYVTPAEHLRLPTLDDMKEGIMASRIAGHAADLAKGLKGAADWDNKMSKCRGELDWEGMFSLCIDPEKAREYRKSSMPIEEKVCTMCGDLCPMKRCNEMI, from the coding sequence ATGTATACAACACAAATGGATGCTGCTAAAAAAGGAATTTTTACAAAAGAAATGGAGATAGTAGCAAAAGATGAAAATATAGGAAGAGAAGAATTATTAGAAAAAATTGCAAGTGGGAAAATAGTAATACCATGTAATAAAAATCATAAAAAGATTTATCCAAGAGCAATTGGAGAAGGGACTAAAACTAAAGTAAATGTAAATTTAGGTGTATCAGAAGATAGTTGTGATTATATGGGAGAAATGGTTAAAGTAGAAAAAGCTATCGAATATGGTGCTGATGCAATAATGGATTTAAGTACTTTTGGTGATACAAAGAAATTTAGAAAAGAGTTAGTTGAAAAATCAACAGTTATGTTAGGAACAGTTCCAATGTACGATGCTGTTGCAAAATTAGGTAAAAATATAAAGGATATGACAGTAGATGATCTTTTTAAAGTGGTAGAAGAACATTGTGAAGATGGAATAGACTTTTTAACTATCCATGCAGGACTTAATAGAACTTGTATAGATAGATTAAGAAATAGTAAAAGATTGACAAAGATAGTAAGTAGAGGAGGGTCTATTTTATTCCAATGGATGGTATTAAATGATAAAGAAAATCCATTTTATGAGCATTATGATAGACTACTTGAAATCTGTGAAAAATATGATGTTACATTAAGCCTTGGAGATGGATTAAGACCTGGAAGTATTCATGATTCAACAGATGGACCACAAATTCAAGAACTTTTAATATTAGGAGAATTAACAAAAAGAGCTTGGGAAAAAAATGTACAAGTTATGATAGAAGGACCAGGACATGTACCAATGCATGAAATAGTATCTAATATGCAATTAGAAAAAAAATTATGTCATGGAGCACCTTTTTATGTATTAGGACCATTAGTAACAGATATAGCACCAGGATATGATCATATTACTGCAGCAATCGGTGGAGCAATAGCAGCTTCAGCAGGAGCAGATTTTTTATGTTATGTAACACCAGCAGAACATTTAAGACTTCCAACATTAGATGACATGAAAGAGGGAATTATGGCATCAAGAATAGCAGGACATGCAGCAGATTTAGCAAAAGGATTAAAAGGTGCAGCAGATTGGGATAATAAAATGAGTAAATGTAGAGGAGAATTAGATTGGGAAGGAATGTTTTCACTTTGTATAGATCCAGAAAAAGCAAGAGAATATAGAAAATCATCTATGCCAATAGAAGAAAAAGTTTGTACAATGTGTGGAGATTTATGTCCTATGAAAAGATGTAATGAGATGATATAA